The Erythrobacter sp. JK5 genome includes a region encoding these proteins:
- a CDS encoding serine hydrolase: MRIVATLLIAILLALGTAGPSSAQETDRETDPAPSAIELRSRQVVDVINGDIEPEQVFSASFLATLPPAQIKAFAQSLTSQFGAAIAVERLDPGDGTRAALDVRFERGIARGGLAILPAEDDRISELVFTSVEPIIAADDSAERIRADLAALPGTTNALFARLGGGGEFDPVLAHNDTTQLALGSTFKLYVLSTLARSVADGSRAWDEVVALSEKSFPSGQMQDWPQGSPVTLHTLATLMISISDNTATDQLIATLGREAIEAELVASGNASPSNTVPLLKTRELFAMRGVSDELIESYRAADDAGQRRIIAGLTEADVSQDKVQRTFATDTPGAIDIEWFASPRDLAGLLRRLAGPDGATARDIMAVKPRLTDTLRESWDYAGFKGGSEPGVLNLTWLLRDAKGAYWIATVGWNNPEAKVDPTALEAIAQRMIALPR, from the coding sequence ATGCGAATAGTCGCCACCCTGCTGATCGCGATACTTCTGGCGCTGGGGACCGCTGGACCTTCGTCTGCGCAGGAAACGGATCGCGAGACCGACCCCGCTCCCAGCGCGATCGAACTGCGCAGCCGGCAGGTGGTCGATGTCATCAATGGCGATATCGAACCCGAACAGGTCTTCAGCGCTTCGTTTCTCGCGACCCTCCCGCCCGCACAGATCAAGGCCTTTGCCCAGAGCCTGACGAGCCAGTTCGGTGCGGCAATCGCGGTCGAAAGGCTCGATCCCGGAGACGGCACTCGGGCCGCGCTGGATGTGCGGTTCGAGCGCGGGATTGCACGCGGCGGCCTTGCCATCCTTCCGGCCGAGGATGATCGCATCAGCGAACTGGTGTTCACCTCGGTCGAGCCGATCATCGCCGCAGACGACAGCGCCGAGAGGATCCGCGCCGATCTCGCGGCCCTGCCCGGCACCACCAATGCGTTGTTCGCCAGGCTCGGCGGCGGCGGCGAATTCGATCCCGTCCTCGCGCACAACGATACGACACAACTGGCGCTCGGCTCGACCTTCAAGCTTTACGTACTCTCGACGCTGGCGCGATCGGTCGCGGACGGCAGCCGGGCGTGGGACGAAGTTGTCGCGCTGTCCGAAAAGTCGTTTCCAAGCGGCCAGATGCAGGACTGGCCGCAGGGTTCTCCGGTAACGCTCCATACGCTTGCCACCCTGATGATCTCGATCAGCGACAACACCGCGACGGATCAGCTCATCGCCACGCTGGGCCGCGAGGCGATCGAGGCGGAACTGGTCGCCAGCGGCAACGCCTCGCCATCGAACACCGTGCCACTGCTCAAGACCCGCGAACTGTTCGCGATGCGCGGGGTCAGCGATGAACTGATCGAAAGCTACCGGGCGGCCGACGATGCCGGACAGCGCCGCATCATCGCCGGGCTTACCGAAGCCGATGTGTCGCAGGACAAGGTGCAGAGGACCTTCGCGACCGACACGCCCGGTGCGATCGACATCGAATGGTTCGCCTCCCCGCGCGATCTCGCGGGGCTGCTGCGGCGGCTGGCGGGGCCCGACGGGGCGACGGCCCGCGACATCATGGCGGTGAAGCCGCGCCTTACCGACACCCTCCGCGAGAGCTGGGACTATGCCGGGTTCAAGGGCGGATCGGAGCCGGGCGTGCTCAATCTCACCTGGCTCCTGCGCGATGCCAAGGGGGCCTACTGGATCGCGACGGTGGGTTGGAACAATCCCGAAGCGAAGGTCGATCCGACCGCGCTCGAGGCGATCGCTCAGCGAATGATTGCGCTTCCTCGCTAA
- a CDS encoding MoxR family ATPase produces MTDQQQRFEGTSSYIATDDLKVAVNAAVTLRRPLLVKGEPGTGKTVLAHEIAQAIGAPLIEWNVKSTTKAQQGLYEYDAVARLRDGQLGEERVHDIRNYIKKGKLWEAFTSEQLPVLLIDEIDKADIEFPNDLLQELDRMSFDVYETRERIEAKERPIVVITSNNEKELPDAFLRRCFFHYIKFPDRETMQEIIDVHYPGIQKTLVKKAMDIFYELREVPGLKKKPSTSELLDWLKLLLNEDMPLEVLQDSNPNSAIPPLHGALLKNEQDVMLFERLAFMARRNPS; encoded by the coding sequence ATGACCGACCAGCAGCAGCGTTTCGAAGGCACCAGTTCGTATATCGCCACCGACGATCTCAAGGTCGCGGTCAACGCTGCGGTCACGCTGCGCCGGCCGCTGCTGGTCAAGGGCGAGCCCGGTACCGGGAAGACGGTGCTGGCGCATGAGATTGCGCAGGCGATCGGCGCGCCGCTGATCGAGTGGAACGTAAAATCGACCACGAAAGCGCAGCAGGGTCTCTACGAATACGACGCAGTCGCGCGTCTGCGCGACGGCCAGCTCGGCGAGGAGCGGGTCCACGACATCCGCAACTACATCAAGAAGGGCAAGCTGTGGGAGGCATTCACGTCCGAACAGCTGCCCGTGCTGTTGATCGACGAGATCGACAAGGCCGATATCGAGTTCCCCAACGACCTGCTGCAGGAACTCGATCGAATGAGCTTCGACGTTTACGAGACGAGGGAGCGGATCGAGGCGAAGGAACGCCCGATCGTCGTGATCACCTCGAACAACGAGAAGGAACTGCCCGACGCATTTCTGCGCCGTTGCTTCTTCCACTACATTAAGTTTCCCGATCGCGAGACGATGCAGGAGATCATCGACGTCCACTATCCCGGCATCCAGAAAACGCTGGTGAAGAAGGCGATGGATATTTTCTACGAATTGCGGGAAGTGCCGGGCCTCAAGAAGAAACCCTCGACCAGCGAGCTGCTCGACTGGCTCAAGCTGCTGCTTAACGAGGACATGCCGCTCGAAGTGCTGCAGGACAGCAACCCCAACAGCGCGATCCCGCCTCTGCACGGTGCGCTGCTCAAGAACGAGCAGGACGTGATGCTGTTCGAACGGCTCGCCTTCATGGCGCGCCGCAATCCCAGCTGA
- a CDS encoding methyl-accepting chemotaxis protein has protein sequence MKPIAIDTGSATALDKIPESCGAVTVGCTDVAGVVEAVIRSSERLRAEHEALRGTVSALEADQVKVSEASDEARLLSERAIERLGEGTSLIQSSLAQINSVLELVDALGQHVTSFSAAIEQVRRSALDIDNIAETTNILALNATIEAMRAGDAGRTFAVVASEVKSLANDTRKATEEITLTVEALGEEASVVIGRIEAGAGASGEAKTSVARIENTIASVGELVEEVDKQNDVIARSTGTISGHVDGVQRVLTSYDAAARENEDQLQGAHKRMGELEMTASEMFDRIVQAGLSPEDSAMVQRAQAIADEIATLTESQIADGKLDEHALFDQEYRQVEGSNPPLFRTRLSDWSDANWRPFLDRTRSDDSRVIAAACTDMKGFLPTHLEEFSRRPTGDQTHDTQYCRNGRIILEAIDRKAKESSAPYMMAVYRQEGNGKDYRVVRNVYVPLFVNGRRWGDFELAYSFDN, from the coding sequence ATGAAACCGATCGCAATCGATACCGGCAGCGCAACCGCACTCGACAAGATCCCCGAAAGTTGCGGTGCAGTCACCGTCGGATGCACCGATGTTGCCGGGGTGGTCGAAGCGGTCATCAGATCCTCTGAACGGCTGCGGGCCGAGCACGAGGCCTTGCGCGGGACGGTGAGCGCGCTCGAAGCCGATCAGGTCAAGGTCTCCGAAGCGAGCGACGAAGCGCGGCTGCTGTCCGAACGCGCGATCGAGCGGTTGGGCGAGGGGACCTCGCTGATCCAGTCGTCGCTCGCACAGATCAATTCGGTGCTCGAACTGGTCGATGCGCTGGGCCAGCACGTCACCAGCTTTTCCGCCGCCATCGAGCAGGTGCGCCGCAGCGCGCTGGATATCGACAATATCGCCGAAACCACCAACATCCTCGCGCTCAACGCCACGATCGAGGCGATGCGTGCGGGCGATGCCGGGAGGACGTTTGCGGTGGTAGCCAGCGAAGTGAAGAGCCTCGCTAACGATACGCGCAAGGCGACCGAGGAAATCACCCTGACGGTCGAGGCGCTGGGCGAGGAGGCGAGCGTGGTCATTGGCCGGATCGAAGCCGGTGCAGGGGCCAGCGGCGAGGCGAAGACATCGGTCGCGCGGATCGAGAACACCATTGCGAGCGTTGGTGAGCTGGTCGAGGAAGTCGACAAGCAGAACGACGTGATCGCGCGCTCGACCGGAACGATCAGCGGGCACGTCGACGGGGTGCAGCGCGTGCTCACCAGCTACGATGCCGCCGCGCGCGAAAACGAGGATCAGCTGCAGGGCGCCCACAAACGCATGGGCGAGCTGGAAATGACCGCGAGCGAAATGTTCGACCGGATCGTGCAGGCAGGTCTCAGCCCTGAAGACAGCGCGATGGTCCAGCGGGCTCAGGCGATCGCGGACGAGATCGCTACGCTCACGGAAAGCCAGATCGCGGACGGGAAGCTCGACGAGCACGCGCTGTTCGATCAGGAATACAGGCAGGTCGAAGGAAGCAACCCGCCCTTGTTTCGCACACGCCTTTCGGACTGGTCGGATGCCAACTGGCGTCCGTTTCTCGACCGGACCCGAAGCGATGACAGCAGGGTAATCGCCGCCGCCTGTACCGACATGAAGGGCTTTCTGCCGACGCATCTCGAGGAATTCTCGCGCAGGCCCACGGGCGATCAGACTCATGACACCCAATACTGCCGCAACGGACGGATCATCCTCGAGGCGATCGACCGCAAGGCCAAGGAAAGCAGCGCACCCTACATGATGGCGGTGTATCGGCAGGAGGGGAACGGCAAGGACTATCGCGTCGTCCGCAACGTGTATGTGCCCTTGTTCGTGAATGGTCGCCGCTGGGGCGACTTCGAGCTGGCCTACAGCTTCGACAATTGA
- a CDS encoding VWA domain-containing protein: protein MFFNFVDELREAGIPASFKEHLTLLEALDRDVIEQTPEAFYYLSRATFVKDEGLLDRFDQVFHKVFKGIMSDYGQNPVDIPEDWLKAVAEKFLTEEEMAAIEKLGDWDEIMETLKKRLEEQEKRHQGGNKWIGTGGTSPFGNSGYNPEGVRIGGESKHKRAIKVWEKREFKNLDNTKELGTRNIKMALRRLRRFAREGAADELDLDATIDGTAKQGWLDIHMRPERHNAVKLLLFLDVGGSMDPFIKLVEELFSAATAEFKNLEFFYFHNCLYEGVWKDNRRRWQERTKTWDVLHKYGHDYKVIFVGDAAMSPYEITHPGGSVEHMNEEAGAVWMQRVANTYPATVWLNPVPEKQWGYSQSTKMLKQLVGDRMYPLTLDGLDDAMRELSRKQGH from the coding sequence ATGTTTTTCAACTTCGTCGACGAACTGCGCGAAGCCGGGATTCCGGCGAGCTTCAAGGAACACCTGACGCTGCTCGAGGCGCTCGACCGGGACGTGATCGAGCAGACGCCCGAAGCGTTCTACTACCTCTCGCGCGCGACCTTCGTGAAGGACGAAGGTTTGCTCGACCGCTTCGACCAGGTGTTCCACAAGGTGTTCAAGGGGATCATGTCCGATTACGGGCAAAACCCGGTCGATATCCCGGAAGACTGGCTGAAGGCGGTGGCCGAGAAATTCCTCACCGAGGAGGAAATGGCCGCAATCGAGAAGCTCGGCGACTGGGACGAGATCATGGAGACGCTGAAAAAGCGGCTCGAGGAACAGGAAAAGCGCCACCAGGGCGGCAACAAGTGGATCGGCACCGGCGGCACCTCGCCGTTCGGCAATTCGGGCTACAACCCCGAAGGCGTCCGGATCGGCGGCGAAAGCAAGCACAAGCGCGCGATCAAGGTCTGGGAAAAGCGCGAGTTCAAGAACCTCGACAACACCAAGGAGCTCGGCACCCGCAACATCAAGATGGCGCTGCGCCGCCTGCGCCGGTTCGCCCGCGAGGGCGCGGCGGACGAGCTCGATCTGGATGCGACGATCGACGGCACGGCCAAGCAGGGCTGGCTCGACATCCACATGCGGCCCGAGCGGCACAATGCGGTGAAGCTGCTGCTGTTTCTCGATGTCGGCGGCTCGATGGATCCGTTCATCAAGCTGGTCGAAGAGCTGTTCAGCGCCGCCACAGCCGAATTCAAGAACCTCGAATTCTTCTACTTCCACAATTGCCTGTACGAAGGCGTGTGGAAGGACAATCGCCGCCGCTGGCAGGAACGCACCAAGACCTGGGACGTGCTCCACAAATATGGCCACGATTACAAGGTGATCTTCGTCGGCGATGCCGCGATGAGCCCTTACGAAATCACCCACCCGGGCGGCAGTGTCGAGCATATGAACGAGGAAGCGGGCGCGGTGTGGATGCAGCGCGTGGCCAACACCTATCCTGCGACCGTATGGCTCAATCCCGTGCCCGAAAAGCAATGGGGCTATTCGCAGTCTACCAAGATGCTGAAGCAACTGGTCGGCGACCGGATGTACCCGCTGACGCTGGACGGCCTCGACGATGCGATGCGTGAATTGAGCAGGAAGCAGGGACACTAG
- a CDS encoding serine/threonine-protein kinase: MTEKPSTSRAAPARLEPGTILNNNYRIEEAIGEGGMGKVFLATNTFIEEDRVAIKMIRAEQLHDELVREMFSKEVRAMVRITNPRVVSYRTFAHDPDLDVGFVVTEFIDGPSLEQLIREGKRFTCEDLLTLLTEICIGLRAAHKEGVIHRDLAPDNILLEDGDIDRPKIIDFGIVKDTRDRETIVGTGFAGKLNFVAPEQLGEPEYEIGPWTDIYSLALVVLGLAGGEEIDMGHTPGAAIRKRHEPIDLAAADPALRPLLADMLALHPDQRLRSTEDVMMRVEDIRQGAAPPDSWPEHADKTIVVPNADFNTLYRPPPEPDPAPVPDPVAEPDERDEWLDEADEEYGFDEGAEYDDDDDAEAGEQTVGNIILALILLGALAALAVFGGSYFGQFASIPENQSEQSGGD, from the coding sequence ATGACCGAAAAGCCAAGCACTTCGCGCGCCGCGCCGGCCCGGCTCGAACCCGGTACGATCCTCAACAACAATTACCGGATCGAAGAGGCGATCGGCGAAGGCGGCATGGGCAAGGTCTTCCTCGCCACCAACACCTTCATCGAAGAGGACCGGGTGGCGATCAAGATGATTCGCGCCGAACAATTGCACGATGAGTTGGTGCGCGAGATGTTCAGCAAGGAAGTGCGGGCCATGGTGCGGATCACCAACCCGCGCGTCGTCTCGTATCGCACCTTCGCGCACGATCCCGATCTCGATGTCGGCTTCGTGGTCACCGAATTCATCGACGGGCCAAGCCTCGAACAGCTGATCAGGGAGGGGAAGCGGTTCACCTGCGAGGATTTGCTCACCCTGCTGACCGAAATCTGTATCGGGCTGCGTGCCGCCCACAAGGAAGGGGTGATCCATCGCGATCTGGCGCCTGACAACATCCTGCTCGAAGACGGCGATATCGACCGTCCCAAGATCATCGATTTCGGCATCGTCAAGGACACGCGCGACCGCGAGACCATCGTCGGCACGGGGTTCGCCGGAAAGCTCAATTTCGTCGCTCCCGAACAGCTTGGCGAGCCCGAATACGAGATCGGGCCGTGGACCGACATCTACAGCCTGGCGCTGGTCGTCCTCGGACTGGCCGGGGGCGAGGAAATCGACATGGGGCACACTCCCGGCGCGGCGATCCGCAAGCGGCACGAACCGATCGATCTCGCCGCTGCCGATCCTGCGCTGCGGCCGCTGCTGGCGGATATGCTGGCGTTGCACCCCGACCAGCGCCTGCGATCGACCGAAGACGTGATGATGCGGGTGGAAGACATACGACAGGGCGCCGCTCCACCGGACAGCTGGCCAGAGCACGCGGACAAGACGATCGTGGTGCCCAACGCGGATTTCAACACACTGTATCGACCGCCGCCCGAGCCAGATCCCGCGCCGGTTCCGGACCCGGTCGCGGAACCTGACGAACGCGACGAATGGCTCGACGAAGCGGACGAGGAATACGGGTTCGACGAAGGCGCCGAATACGATGACGATGACGATGCCGAGGCCGGCGAGCAAACCGTCGGCAACATCATCCTGGCACTGATCCTACTCGGCGCGCTGGCCGCCCTCGCCGTGTTCGGCGGCAGCTATTTCGGGCAGTTCGCATCGATCCCGGAAAACCAGTCCGAACAATCAGGCGGCGACTGA